The Mycolicibacterium mageritense genome contains a region encoding:
- a CDS encoding carboxylesterase/lipase family protein has protein sequence MTSDDLVVETAYGPVRGVDDGTTKAWLGIRYAAAPAGELRWRAPQPPHRWTEVADATRVGPVCPQVTDPRIPLDLGGAQGEDCLRLNIWAPSGSTPGDGKPVMVWVHGGAYVLGSANQPLYRGGVLAGEGDVVVVNVNYRLGAFGFLDLSEAGSPSRTAGMRFDTNLGLRDVLAALEWVRDNIAAFGGDPDRVTLFGESAGGGIVTTLLASPAAEGLFSGAIAQSSPATSVYDAARSRRVAEQVLDQLGSDGGRLADIPVAAILAATKEVFNGVPSQSPGTLAFAPIVDGDVVPDYPVKLAREGRTHRVPLIIGTNEHEAALFRWMKSPLMPITPEAIRAMFEGIAAEQPGLQLPSEAQIQSAYSGLRTKARGMGVARDIGFRMPTLWFTEGHSTVAPVYLYRFDFSTPMLRLLRLGAAHATELPYVWGNLVAGPKDPTFKLGGLKHGKAVSRRMRRRWVNFAATAQPDGAPGEPVWRPYRHDDRATLVIDKQDKTVADLDRELRTAWGSEVLNFR, from the coding sequence GTGACGAGCGACGATCTGGTGGTCGAGACCGCCTACGGACCGGTGCGCGGTGTCGACGACGGTACGACCAAGGCCTGGCTGGGTATCCGCTACGCCGCCGCTCCCGCAGGTGAACTCCGTTGGCGGGCACCGCAACCACCGCACCGGTGGACCGAGGTCGCGGACGCCACCAGGGTCGGTCCGGTGTGCCCGCAGGTCACCGACCCGCGCATACCCCTCGACCTGGGTGGCGCGCAAGGCGAGGACTGCCTGCGGTTGAACATCTGGGCGCCCTCGGGCAGCACTCCCGGCGACGGCAAGCCCGTCATGGTGTGGGTGCACGGCGGTGCCTACGTGCTGGGCTCGGCCAACCAGCCGCTGTACCGCGGCGGGGTACTGGCCGGTGAGGGCGACGTCGTCGTCGTCAACGTCAACTACCGGCTGGGGGCGTTCGGATTCCTGGACCTGTCCGAGGCGGGCTCGCCATCGCGCACGGCGGGCATGCGGTTCGACACCAACCTCGGGCTGCGCGACGTGCTCGCCGCGCTCGAATGGGTGCGCGACAACATCGCGGCGTTCGGGGGCGATCCGGACCGGGTCACGCTCTTCGGGGAGTCGGCGGGTGGCGGGATCGTCACGACGCTGCTGGCAAGCCCGGCCGCGGAAGGCCTGTTCTCCGGGGCGATCGCGCAGAGTTCGCCTGCGACGTCGGTCTACGACGCCGCACGGTCGCGCCGGGTCGCCGAGCAGGTGCTCGACCAGTTGGGCAGCGACGGCGGTCGGCTGGCCGACATCCCCGTCGCGGCGATCCTGGCCGCCACCAAGGAGGTTTTCAACGGCGTACCGTCGCAGAGCCCCGGCACGCTGGCGTTCGCGCCGATCGTCGATGGTGACGTGGTACCGGACTATCCCGTCAAACTCGCGCGCGAAGGGCGGACCCACCGCGTGCCACTGATCATCGGCACCAACGAGCACGAAGCTGCGCTGTTCCGGTGGATGAAGTCGCCGCTCATGCCCATCACGCCCGAGGCCATCCGGGCGATGTTCGAGGGCATCGCGGCCGAGCAGCCCGGTCTGCAACTGCCCAGCGAGGCGCAGATCCAGTCGGCCTACTCGGGCCTGCGCACGAAGGCCCGCGGCATGGGAGTGGCCCGCGACATCGGGTTCCGGATGCCGACGCTGTGGTTCACCGAAGGACACAGCACGGTGGCGCCGGTATACCTCTACCGGTTCGACTTCTCGACTCCGATGCTGCGGCTGCTCCGGCTGGGCGCCGCGCATGCCACCGAGCTGCCGTATGTATGGGGCAATCTGGTTGCGGGGCCCAAGGATCCGACGTTCAAGCTGGGCGGTCTCAAGCACGGAAAGGCGGTCTCGCGACGCATGCGCCGGCGTTGGGTCAACTTCGCCGCGACGGCCCAGCCCGACGGTGCGCCGGGCGAGCCGGTGTGGCGGCCCTACCGCCACGACGATCGGGCGACGCTGGTGATCGACAAGCAGGACAAGACCGTCGCCGACCTTGACCGTGAATTGCGCACCGCGTGGGGCAGTGAGGTGCTGAACTTCCGGTAG
- a CDS encoding vWA domain-containing protein, which produces MTDPTRTLIAVLLDRSGSMESIKADTEGGFNAFIDQQRATPGTVHVTLAQFDTDYDVVYANREIGAVPRLELQPRGATALYDALGRLVTDVGAELSALPEHERPGKVVVVVLTDGHENSSKEWTHEAIRAVIRRQESEYAWDFLFLGANMDAVAIGRGLGIAADKSITYRASGAGVSNAFAAAAGYVSRKRMAAPGAAVEGFSAADREAAQDGGKGTV; this is translated from the coding sequence ATGACAGACCCGACACGGACTCTGATCGCCGTACTTCTCGACCGGTCTGGATCGATGGAATCCATCAAGGCCGACACCGAGGGCGGATTCAACGCGTTCATCGATCAGCAGCGAGCCACGCCCGGCACGGTGCATGTGACGCTCGCGCAGTTCGACACCGACTACGACGTGGTGTACGCCAACCGTGAGATCGGTGCCGTGCCGCGGCTGGAGCTGCAGCCGCGCGGTGCGACGGCGCTGTACGACGCGCTCGGCCGACTCGTCACCGATGTCGGCGCGGAACTTTCCGCGCTGCCCGAGCACGAACGCCCCGGCAAGGTGGTCGTCGTCGTCCTCACCGACGGGCACGAGAACTCCAGCAAGGAATGGACGCACGAGGCCATTCGCGCGGTCATCCGCCGCCAGGAGTCCGAATATGCCTGGGATTTCCTGTTTCTCGGTGCGAACATGGACGCCGTCGCGATCGGGCGCGGGCTGGGCATCGCGGCCGACAAGTCGATCACCTATCGAGCGTCGGGGGCCGGGGTGAGCAACGCCTTCGCCGCGGCGGCGGGTTACGTGTCGCGCAAACGCATGGCGGCGCCGGGCGCTGCGGTCGAGGGATTCTCCGCTGCGGACCGGGAGGCCGCGCAGGACGGCGGAAAGGGAACGGTGTGA
- a CDS encoding acyl-CoA dehydrogenase family protein, whose amino-acid sequence MTVTAPEITDVPFLSTPQEALAAADALSAELADGSAERERSGASLLPQLRRVAESGLLGIVVPAEHGGPGLPAATKVDVLRRLSRGDGAVGQLLLSHFVIGQAISGLGRQEPANRIYADILAGAQLGNASAERGTATALDRRVTVAKRDDGSWVLNGTKYYATGALGATWIAVAAVIADRAGETATVFVRPDQDGVTLALDKWSAFGQRGTASGEVRLADVVVDGDLVVEEGAAPDPVDGPPSVLGAYDQALHAAVDIGIARAALEDGAAFVHTTSRPWKEAVLAGVSRADEEPHVVRRFGELTARLYALEALLAAGTAVVDRGLAEDELSRDTAAEASLKIAAAKALAQEYAVEIASGIFELTGTSGTDSAVNLDRHWRNVRTHSLHDPARWKYVHLGNHTLRGTRPPRLGLVL is encoded by the coding sequence ATGACCGTCACCGCACCGGAGATCACCGATGTCCCATTTCTGAGTACGCCGCAGGAGGCGCTCGCCGCCGCCGATGCGCTGAGCGCGGAGCTGGCCGACGGCAGCGCCGAGCGTGAACGCTCGGGTGCCTCGCTGCTGCCGCAGCTGCGGCGGGTCGCCGAATCGGGCCTGCTTGGCATCGTGGTACCCGCCGAGCACGGCGGGCCGGGCCTGCCAGCGGCGACGAAGGTCGACGTGCTGCGTCGGCTGTCGCGCGGCGACGGTGCGGTCGGCCAGCTGCTGTTGTCGCATTTCGTTATCGGGCAAGCCATTTCAGGGCTCGGCCGACAGGAGCCCGCCAACCGCATCTATGCCGACATCCTCGCCGGCGCCCAGCTGGGCAACGCCAGCGCCGAGCGGGGCACCGCGACAGCGCTCGACCGCCGCGTCACAGTCGCCAAGCGCGACGACGGCAGTTGGGTGCTGAACGGCACGAAGTACTACGCCACGGGCGCGCTCGGCGCAACCTGGATCGCGGTGGCCGCTGTCATCGCCGACCGCGCCGGCGAGACCGCGACGGTGTTCGTGCGCCCCGACCAGGACGGTGTCACGCTGGCCCTGGACAAGTGGTCGGCATTCGGCCAGCGCGGCACCGCGAGCGGTGAGGTACGGCTGGCCGATGTCGTTGTCGACGGCGATCTGGTCGTCGAAGAGGGTGCGGCGCCGGACCCGGTCGACGGCCCGCCCAGTGTGCTCGGTGCCTACGACCAGGCCTTGCACGCCGCCGTCGACATCGGAATCGCCCGTGCCGCACTGGAAGACGGTGCCGCGTTCGTGCACACCACATCGCGGCCGTGGAAAGAGGCGGTGCTGGCCGGGGTGTCGCGTGCCGACGAGGAACCGCATGTGGTGCGGCGCTTCGGCGAACTGACAGCGCGGCTGTACGCACTGGAGGCGCTGTTGGCCGCGGGCACCGCGGTGGTGGACCGAGGCCTGGCCGAGGACGAGCTGTCGCGGGACACCGCGGCGGAGGCGTCGCTCAAGATCGCGGCGGCCAAGGCACTTGCGCAGGAGTACGCCGTCGAGATCGCCAGCGGCATCTTCGAACTGACCGGCACCTCGGGAACCGACTCCGCGGTGAACCTCGACCGGCATTGGCGCAACGTCCGCACGCACTCACTGCACGATCCGGCCCGCTGGAAGTACGTGCACCTGGGCAATCACACGCTGCGCGGCACTCGCCCGCCCCGGCTGGGCCTGGTGCTCTGA